The Devosia sp. A16 genome includes a window with the following:
- a CDS encoding glycine betaine ABC transporter substrate-binding protein, translating to MTKFRHCLVTFALLLAFGSATAQESVQTLDPPVAGAAADATIGEAPPPPPCGTQQLSIARMSWPSAALLAEVHSRLLTANYYCNVAVQEGDLAATGSSMGATGQPAVAPELWIGRIADIWNAAMKGQKVRQAGTPYADTTFEGWFVPDYAAAQWPEVTSIDGLKAHAAAFGDGNGRGRFISCPVDWGCAVVNRNMLKAYGLDQSFDIVEPANRFELDTLIAEAVGRKQPILFYYWQPNAVLAQFAFKPVTLAPYDRDAFLCMGRTACATPTPTGFAPDPVVVALAEWVYLDAPQVAAYFGRARMPFAEMDRMLQQLGEAGETVESVADRFIAERGEVWRPWVGLPAQPAEPAPQ from the coding sequence ATGACAAAGTTCCGCCACTGCCTCGTTACCTTCGCGCTGCTCCTGGCGTTCGGCAGCGCCACGGCGCAGGAGTCGGTGCAGACCCTAGACCCGCCGGTCGCGGGGGCGGCGGCCGATGCGACGATCGGCGAAGCGCCGCCACCGCCGCCCTGCGGCACGCAGCAACTGAGCATCGCCCGCATGAGCTGGCCATCGGCGGCGCTGCTCGCCGAAGTGCACTCGCGGCTGCTGACGGCAAACTATTACTGCAATGTCGCGGTGCAGGAGGGCGACCTGGCAGCGACCGGCTCCTCGATGGGGGCGACAGGGCAGCCGGCGGTAGCGCCGGAACTGTGGATCGGCCGCATCGCCGACATCTGGAACGCTGCCATGAAGGGCCAGAAGGTGCGGCAGGCCGGCACGCCCTATGCCGATACCACCTTCGAAGGCTGGTTCGTACCCGACTACGCCGCCGCGCAGTGGCCGGAGGTGACCAGCATCGACGGACTCAAGGCGCATGCCGCGGCATTCGGCGACGGCAACGGCCGTGGCCGGTTCATCTCCTGCCCGGTCGATTGGGGCTGCGCGGTGGTGAACCGCAACATGCTCAAGGCTTATGGGCTGGACCAGAGCTTCGACATCGTCGAGCCAGCCAACCGCTTCGAACTCGATACGCTGATCGCCGAAGCGGTGGGACGCAAGCAGCCGATCCTGTTCTACTACTGGCAACCCAACGCGGTGCTGGCGCAGTTCGCCTTCAAGCCGGTGACGCTGGCGCCCTATGATCGAGACGCCTTCCTCTGCATGGGCCGCACTGCCTGCGCCACCCCGACGCCGACCGGTTTCGCGCCGGATCCGGTGGTGGTGGCGCTGGCCGAATGGGTGTATCTCGACGCGCCGCAGGTCGCAGCCTATTTCGGCCGGGCGCGTATGCCGTTCGCCGAGATGGACAGGATGCTGCAGCAACTGGGCGAAGCGGGGGAGACGGTGGAGAGCGTCGCCGACCGCTTCATAGCCGAACGCGGCGAAGTGTGGCGGCCATGGGTCGGGCTGCCGGCGCAACCGGCGGAGCCCGCGCCGCAGTAA
- a CDS encoding putative bifunctional diguanylate cyclase/phosphodiesterase, producing MQRQASLQDIIGTYRLVFAGVAALVVITGAIALLGYFTDPRAIEMVVVRVLAGASLLLLLRWGYVRLKQELKRAAEEQRQLLDLAYRDALTGAHTRSYFFSALTESLRADDRPVAYLQIDMDNLKVLNDSHGHAAGDAALVHLVKTLKALLPDALVGRLGGDEFGIVLVGQDSKPALVRLGDRVLATLGQPISIEGRPIRLSATIGVALWPHDAAEADELISKADLALYKGKKQGRASTVAFESELLADERHKRFVERDLRAAILLNELELYYQPIFAVDGSTPLSHEALVRWQHPVRGRVPPCDFIPIAEQSDLIDKLGDWVLRRACADRAKLGTPTVGINVSVVQLSRPDFAERFSDILFESATRGNEIVIEITESLPLRTGTVELTNIEALRALGVRVAIDDFGTGFASLEYLRGFPFDIIKIDRSYVANLPQSRIDGLIVASIAEIARSLEVEVIAEGVETDEQLQFLQRAGVTALQGYLLARPEPLRSPGFASAA from the coding sequence TTGCAACGTCAAGCCTCGCTGCAGGACATCATCGGCACCTACAGGCTGGTGTTCGCCGGCGTAGCGGCGCTGGTGGTGATCACCGGCGCCATCGCGCTGCTGGGCTATTTCACCGACCCCAGGGCCATCGAAATGGTGGTGGTGCGGGTGCTGGCCGGCGCCAGCCTGCTGTTGTTGCTGCGCTGGGGCTATGTCCGGCTGAAGCAGGAACTGAAGCGCGCCGCCGAGGAACAGCGGCAGTTGCTGGATCTCGCTTATCGCGACGCGCTGACCGGGGCGCATACCCGTTCGTATTTCTTCAGCGCGCTCACCGAGAGCCTCAGGGCCGATGATCGTCCGGTGGCCTACCTGCAGATCGACATGGACAACCTCAAGGTGCTCAACGACTCGCATGGTCACGCGGCAGGCGATGCGGCGCTGGTGCATCTGGTGAAGACGCTGAAGGCGCTGCTGCCCGACGCGCTGGTCGGGCGGCTGGGCGGCGACGAGTTCGGCATCGTGCTGGTGGGGCAGGACAGCAAGCCCGCCCTGGTCCGGCTGGGCGACCGCGTGCTGGCGACCCTCGGGCAGCCGATCAGCATCGAAGGCCGGCCGATCCGGCTGTCGGCCACCATCGGGGTGGCGCTGTGGCCGCACGATGCCGCCGAGGCCGACGAACTGATCTCGAAGGCCGACCTGGCGCTCTACAAGGGCAAGAAGCAGGGGCGTGCCTCGACCGTGGCGTTCGAAAGCGAGCTGCTGGCCGACGAGCGGCACAAGCGCTTCGTCGAGCGCGACCTCAGGGCGGCGATCCTGCTCAATGAGCTGGAGCTTTACTACCAGCCGATTTTTGCCGTCGACGGCTCAACTCCGCTCAGCCATGAAGCCCTGGTCCGCTGGCAGCACCCGGTGCGCGGACGAGTGCCGCCCTGCGATTTCATTCCAATTGCCGAGCAATCCGACCTGATCGACAAGCTGGGCGACTGGGTACTGCGGCGCGCCTGCGCCGACCGCGCGAAATTGGGCACCCCCACGGTCGGCATCAACGTTTCGGTCGTGCAACTGAGCCGGCCCGATTTCGCCGAACGCTTCAGTGATATCCTTTTCGAGAGCGCGACCAGGGGGAACGAAATCGTCATCGAGATCACCGAGTCGCTGCCGCTCAGGACCGGCACCGTCGAGCTCACCAACATCGAGGCGCTGCGGGCCCTCGGGGTGCGGGTGGCGATCGATGATTTCGGCACCGGCTTTGCCAGCCTCGAGTACCTGCGCGGCTTCCCGTTCGACATCATCAAGATCGACCGCTCCTATGTGGCCAACCTGCCGCAAAGCCGGATCGACGGGCTGATCGTCGCCTCGATCGCCGAGATCGCCCGTTCGCTCGAGGTCGAGGTGATCGCCGAAGGCGTGGAGACCGACGAACAGCTGCAGTTCCTGCAGCGGGCCGGGGTGACGGCGCTGCAGGGCTACCTGCTGGCGCGGCCGGAGCCGCTGCGATCGCCGGGCTTTGCTTCGGCGGCCTGA
- a CDS encoding EVE domain-containing protein: protein MTKYWIAVASAEHARRGRAGFMQVNHGKKAPLQRIRAGDGVAYYSPAETIGGKDRLQSFTTIGRVRDDALYQGVMGGDFTPWRRNVDYLAANEAPIAPLLDQLEFTRGRANWGYQMRFGLFEISETDFRTIAAAMNAEV, encoded by the coding sequence ATGACGAAATACTGGATTGCAGTCGCTTCTGCCGAGCATGCCCGCCGCGGGCGGGCCGGCTTCATGCAGGTCAACCACGGCAAGAAGGCCCCGCTGCAGCGCATCCGCGCCGGCGACGGTGTGGCATACTATTCCCCGGCCGAAACCATCGGCGGCAAGGATCGCCTGCAGAGTTTCACCACCATCGGCCGGGTCCGCGACGACGCGCTGTACCAGGGCGTGATGGGTGGCGATTTCACGCCGTGGCGGCGAAACGTCGACTACCTCGCAGCCAACGAAGCGCCGATCGCGCCTTTGCTCGACCAACTCGAATTCACGCGCGGCAGAGCGAACTGGGGCTACCAGATGCGCTTCGGTCTGTTCGAGATCAGCGAGACGGACTTCCGCACCATCGCCGCGGCAATGAACGCGGAAGTCTGA
- a CDS encoding GreA/GreB family elongation factor: MTTISLMDWVQSPEIVVGKSEHHRLTVVALTHVGERGHADLLLYELDRARVIPDSMLPADVVRIGSIVRYAPVPGVERIAKLVIPDDANGSAGYSLAVTSEHGAALLGTRSGQRMSWLDRNGEMQQLRIIAVVNDTPDDDPGPLAA; the protein is encoded by the coding sequence ATGACGACCATTTCCCTGATGGACTGGGTCCAGTCGCCCGAGATCGTGGTGGGCAAATCCGAGCATCACCGACTGACCGTGGTGGCGCTTACCCACGTGGGTGAACGCGGCCATGCCGACCTGCTGCTCTACGAACTCGACCGGGCCAGGGTCATCCCGGACAGCATGCTGCCCGCGGACGTCGTCCGCATCGGCAGCATCGTGCGCTACGCGCCGGTTCCGGGCGTCGAACGTATCGCCAAGCTGGTCATCCCGGACGACGCTAACGGATCGGCAGGCTACAGCCTTGCCGTCACCTCCGAGCACGGCGCCGCGCTGCTCGGGACCCGATCGGGCCAGCGGATGTCGTGGCTGGATCGAAATGGCGAGATGCAGCAGTTGCGCATCATTGCGGTGGTCAACGATACCCCCGATGACGATCCCGGGCCGCTGGCGGCATGA
- the ispG gene encoding flavodoxin-dependent (E)-4-hydroxy-3-methylbut-2-enyl-diphosphate synthase, with the protein MSISPRRQSVGVNVGGVMVGGGAPIVVQSMTNTDTADIEATVRQVAQLWRAGSEIVRITVDRDEAAAAVPHIRDRLAARGINVPIVGDFHYIGHKLLTDHPAAAEALAKYRINPGNVGFKAKRDTQFATLIELAMKYDKPVRIGVNWGSLDEELLTRLMDENSASAAPVSAAAVQREAIIQSALLSAQRAEDLGLGRDKIILSTKVSDVQHLIAVYQDLAARCDYALHLGLTEAGMGSKGIVASSAAMGILLQQGIGDTIRVSLTPEPGGDRTQEVRVAQELLQTMGFRQFLPVVAACPGCGRTTSQTFQVLAKEIQDHLSASMPEWKERYPGVETLSVAVMGCIVNGPGESKHANIGISLPGTGETPAAPVFVDGQKVATLRGADVAEQFKGMVADYIEKRFGTAEKTAAE; encoded by the coding sequence ATGAGTATTTCTCCCCGCCGGCAGTCGGTCGGTGTCAATGTCGGTGGCGTCATGGTGGGCGGCGGCGCGCCGATCGTCGTGCAGTCGATGACCAATACCGACACCGCCGATATCGAGGCGACGGTGCGCCAGGTCGCGCAGCTGTGGCGCGCCGGCTCGGAGATCGTCCGCATCACCGTCGACCGCGACGAGGCGGCCGCCGCGGTGCCGCACATCCGTGACCGGCTAGCGGCGCGCGGCATCAATGTGCCGATCGTGGGAGACTTCCACTATATCGGCCACAAGCTCCTGACCGATCATCCGGCTGCCGCCGAAGCGCTGGCGAAATACCGCATCAATCCGGGCAATGTCGGCTTCAAGGCGAAACGCGATACGCAGTTCGCAACGCTGATCGAGCTGGCGATGAAGTATGACAAGCCGGTGCGTATCGGGGTGAACTGGGGGTCGCTCGACGAGGAGCTGCTGACCCGGCTGATGGATGAGAATTCGGCTTCGGCGGCGCCGGTTTCCGCGGCGGCGGTGCAGCGCGAGGCGATCATCCAGTCGGCGCTGCTCTCGGCGCAGCGCGCCGAAGACCTCGGGCTCGGGCGCGACAAGATCATTCTTTCGACCAAGGTGTCGGACGTCCAGCACCTGATCGCCGTGTACCAGGATCTGGCGGCGCGCTGCGACTACGCGCTGCACCTGGGACTGACCGAAGCCGGCATGGGCTCGAAGGGCATCGTCGCCTCGTCGGCGGCGATGGGGATCCTGCTGCAGCAGGGAATCGGCGACACCATCCGGGTGTCGTTGACGCCCGAGCCGGGCGGCGACCGCACGCAGGAAGTGCGGGTGGCGCAGGAGTTGCTGCAGACCATGGGCTTCAGGCAGTTCCTGCCGGTGGTGGCGGCCTGCCCCGGCTGCGGTCGCACCACCAGCCAGACCTTCCAGGTGCTGGCCAAGGAAATCCAGGATCATCTCAGCGCCTCCATGCCGGAATGGAAGGAACGCTATCCGGGTGTCGAGACCCTGTCGGTCGCGGTGATGGGCTGCATCGTCAACGGCCCGGGGGAGAGCAAGCACGCCAATATCGGCATCTCTCTCCCCGGCACCGGCGAAACCCCGGCGGCGCCGGTATTCGTCGACGGCCAGAAGGTCGCGACGCTGCGCGGCGCCGACGTCGCCGAGCAGTTCAAGGGCATGGTTGCCGACTATATCGAGAAGCGCTTCGGCACCGCCGAGAAGACCGCCGCCGAATGA
- a CDS encoding YkvA family protein: MTIPGRWRHEQKVQGRNNPSPALAAICVYPGDGLRPTAAPLEAAAGRDHLLAMNRFSLLTRFLTFRKELATLWQAFVSPETSVHLKALMLLVPAYLLSPIDLIPDVIPVLGWVDDFIIVPLLVSWIVRMLPHKAPVYQRTADGAKVIDGTYRRR, translated from the coding sequence ATGACGATCCCGGGCCGCTGGCGGCATGAGCAGAAGGTGCAGGGCCGGAACAATCCGAGCCCTGCCCTCGCTGCCATCTGCGTCTATCCAGGTGACGGCCTGCGACCGACTGCAGCACCTCTTGAAGCCGCCGCCGGCCGCGACCATCTCTTGGCCATGAACAGGTTCTCGCTCCTCACCCGCTTTCTCACCTTCCGCAAGGAACTCGCAACGCTGTGGCAGGCCTTCGTCTCCCCCGAGACGTCGGTCCACCTGAAGGCGCTGATGCTGCTGGTGCCGGCTTACCTCCTGAGCCCGATCGACCTGATCCCGGACGTGATCCCGGTTCTCGGCTGGGTCGACGATTTCATCATCGTGCCGTTGCTGGTCAGTTGGATCGTTCGCATGCTGCCGCACAAGGCGCCGGTCTACCAGCGCACCGCCGATGGCGCCAAGGTGATCGACGGCACCTACCGCCGGCGTTGA
- a CDS encoding DUF4287 domain-containing protein: MTFQAYLDNIEKQTGVTPDEWIRLATAKGFTKPGTRATQITDWLKADYQLGHGHAMAIVKLLRDRAGLK; the protein is encoded by the coding sequence ATGACTTTCCAGGCTTATCTCGACAACATCGAAAAGCAGACCGGCGTCACCCCGGACGAGTGGATCCGTCTCGCCACCGCGAAGGGGTTCACCAAGCCCGGCACCAGGGCCACGCAGATCACCGACTGGCTGAAGGCCGACTACCAGCTCGGCCATGGCCATGCCATGGCGATCGTCAAACTGCTGCGAGATCGCGCCGGGTTGAAATAA
- a CDS encoding TIGR01244 family sulfur transferase, producing the protein MKRINDHVSVSPQISPEDVAAIKAQGFVAIINNRPDGESPDQPSSATIEQAAHDAGLAYHYIPLGREGVSAQMVEETKQVLEGSTGPVFCYCRSGTRSTTLWALSQAGKAPASEIISAAANAGYDMSHLAGHLSQK; encoded by the coding sequence GTGAAGCGGATCAACGACCACGTGAGCGTGTCCCCGCAGATCAGCCCCGAGGATGTGGCCGCCATCAAGGCCCAGGGTTTCGTCGCCATCATCAATAACCGGCCGGACGGGGAATCCCCGGACCAGCCTTCCAGCGCGACGATCGAGCAAGCGGCGCACGACGCCGGCCTCGCCTATCACTACATTCCGCTCGGCCGCGAGGGCGTCAGCGCCCAGATGGTCGAAGAGACCAAACAGGTGCTCGAGGGGAGCACCGGGCCCGTGTTCTGCTACTGCCGTTCCGGCACGCGCTCGACGACCCTGTGGGCGTTGAGCCAGGCCGGCAAAGCACCCGCCTCCGAGATCATCTCGGCGGCGGCGAATGCGGGTTACGACATGTCCCACCTCGCGGGACATCTGAGCCAGAAATAG
- a CDS encoding GNAT family N-acetyltransferase → MSADNSIEIRLAEPHESGAIAAVVMAAYAKWVPLLGREPMPMRVDYDKAVLEHRFDLAVEGGSILGLIETVPRPDHLWIDNVAVAPAAQGRGIGRMLLGFTEARAISTGFPELRLVTNGVFESNIALYSRLGFVVDRIEDFMNGKAVYMRKPFHGT, encoded by the coding sequence ATGAGCGCCGACAATTCCATCGAGATCCGCCTGGCCGAACCGCACGAGTCGGGCGCGATCGCTGCCGTCGTGATGGCGGCCTATGCCAAGTGGGTGCCGCTGCTGGGGCGCGAGCCGATGCCGATGCGGGTCGACTACGACAAGGCAGTGCTGGAACACCGCTTCGACCTTGCGGTGGAAGGCGGCAGCATTCTCGGGCTGATCGAAACCGTGCCGCGCCCCGATCACCTGTGGATCGACAATGTCGCGGTGGCGCCGGCGGCGCAGGGGCGGGGCATCGGGCGAATGCTGCTGGGCTTCACCGAGGCCCGGGCGATCTCGACCGGCTTTCCCGAACTGCGGCTCGTCACCAACGGCGTGTTCGAGAGCAATATTGCGCTCTACTCGCGGCTTGGTTTCGTGGTGGACCGCATCGAGGACTTCATGAACGGCAAGGCGGTTTACATGCGCAAGCCGTTCCACGGCACCTAA
- the pyc gene encoding pyruvate carboxylase: protein MPIKKILVANRSEIAIRVFRAANELNIKTVACYAEEDKLALHRFKADEAYLIGKGKGPVEAYLQIDEYIRIARISGADAIHPGYGLLSESPEFADACEDAGIIFIGPRAQTMRDLGNKVAARNMAIASGVPVVPATEALPDDMDAVKRMAAEIGYPLMLKASWGGGGRGMRRIMDEKNLVHEVSEGKREAKAAFGKDEMYLEKLIERARHVEVQLVGDDHGNLVHLFERDCSVQRRNQKVVERAPAPYLPQAVRDELTASAIRLGNAANYRGAGTVEFLLDADTNKFYFIEVNPRIQVEHTVTEVVTGIDIVKAQIRLLEGAVIGTPESGVPKQEDIHLNGNAIQCRVTTEDPEQNFIPDYGRITAYREATGFGVRLDGGTAYAGAVVTRFYDPLLEKITCWAPTADEAIARMHRALREFRIRGVATNLAFLENIITHPDFIENRYTTRFIDTTPALFDFKQRQDRATKLLTYIADVTVNGHPEVRDRPRPPADAAAPVVPEYEPLIVVEGSKQILDRDGPKGLARWMKAQSQVLFTDTTMRDAHQSLLATRMRSFDITRIARAYSRGLPNLFSLECWGGATFDVSMRFLNEDPWERLAAVREGAPNILTQMLLRGSNGVGYTNYPDNVVKFFVAQAAKGGVDIFRVFDCLNWVENMRVSIDAVIEADKVAEGAICYTGDLLDPERAKYDLKYYVGLAKELEAAGAHVLGLKDMAGLLKPAAAKKLIETLKQEIGLPIHLHTHDTSGAAAATIMAAVEAGVDAVDAAMDALSGTTSQPTLGSLVAALNDGPRAPELDQKVIREISFYWEAVRNQYRAFESDLKGGASEVYLHEMPGGQFTNLKEQARSLGLESRWHQVAQTYADVNQMFGDIVKVTPSSKVVGDMALAMVSAGLTRADVEDPSRDIAFPDSVVGFFAGDLGQPPGGFPKALQKKVLKGRTPLTERPGSYLKPIDLEAERKKVAKEIGGEVDDKRLASYLMYPKVYSDFVKTQDKYGPTEVLPTPIYFYGLKEGEEVFLDLEKGKTLVLTYQGRTETNEKGEVRVFFDLNGQPRTITVPDRLKVGEVKVRAKAALGDAKQIGAPMPGVISSLGIKVGDKVVAGDVLLSIEAMKMETAIHAEADGIVAEVTVKPGDQIDAKDLLVRFE, encoded by the coding sequence ATGCCGATCAAGAAAATCCTTGTCGCCAACCGCAGCGAAATCGCCATCCGGGTGTTTCGCGCCGCCAATGAACTGAACATCAAGACGGTCGCCTGCTATGCCGAAGAGGACAAGCTGGCGCTGCACCGGTTCAAGGCCGATGAGGCCTACCTGATCGGCAAGGGCAAAGGCCCGGTCGAAGCCTACCTGCAGATCGACGAGTATATACGCATTGCCCGCATCTCGGGCGCCGACGCCATCCATCCGGGCTATGGCCTGCTCTCGGAAAGCCCCGAGTTCGCCGATGCCTGCGAAGACGCGGGGATCATCTTCATCGGGCCGCGGGCGCAGACGATGCGCGATCTCGGCAACAAGGTGGCGGCCCGCAACATGGCGATCGCCTCCGGGGTGCCGGTCGTGCCGGCGACCGAGGCGCTACCCGACGACATGGATGCGGTCAAGCGCATGGCCGCCGAGATCGGCTATCCGCTGATGCTGAAGGCGAGCTGGGGCGGCGGCGGCCGCGGCATGCGCCGGATCATGGACGAGAAGAACCTCGTGCACGAGGTCTCCGAGGGCAAGCGCGAGGCCAAGGCCGCGTTCGGCAAGGACGAGATGTATCTCGAAAAGCTGATCGAGCGGGCCCGCCATGTCGAGGTGCAACTGGTCGGCGACGATCACGGCAACCTGGTGCACCTGTTCGAGCGCGACTGTTCGGTGCAGCGGCGCAACCAGAAGGTGGTGGAGCGGGCGCCGGCGCCGTATCTGCCGCAGGCGGTGCGCGACGAGCTGACTGCCTCGGCCATCCGGCTCGGCAATGCCGCCAATTATCGCGGCGCCGGCACGGTCGAGTTCCTGCTCGATGCCGACACGAACAAGTTCTACTTCATCGAAGTGAATCCGCGCATCCAGGTCGAGCACACGGTGACCGAAGTGGTCACCGGCATCGACATCGTGAAGGCGCAGATCCGGCTGCTAGAAGGCGCGGTGATCGGGACGCCGGAATCGGGCGTGCCGAAGCAGGAGGACATCCACCTCAACGGCAACGCCATCCAGTGCCGGGTAACCACCGAGGATCCCGAGCAGAATTTCATTCCCGACTATGGCCGGATCACCGCTTACCGAGAGGCGACCGGGTTCGGCGTGCGCCTTGATGGGGGTACCGCCTATGCCGGGGCGGTGGTGACCCGCTTCTACGATCCGCTGCTCGAAAAGATCACCTGCTGGGCGCCGACCGCCGACGAGGCGATCGCCCGCATGCACCGGGCGCTGCGCGAGTTCCGCATCCGTGGCGTCGCCACCAACCTGGCGTTCCTCGAGAACATTATCACCCATCCCGATTTCATCGAGAACCGCTACACCACGCGCTTCATCGACACGACGCCGGCGCTGTTCGATTTCAAGCAGCGGCAGGACCGGGCCACCAAGCTTCTGACCTATATCGCCGACGTCACCGTCAACGGGCACCCGGAGGTGCGGGACCGGCCGCGCCCGCCCGCCGATGCGGCGGCGCCGGTGGTGCCCGAATACGAACCGCTGATCGTCGTCGAGGGTAGCAAGCAGATCCTCGATCGCGACGGGCCCAAGGGGCTGGCGCGCTGGATGAAGGCGCAGAGCCAGGTGCTGTTCACCGACACGACGATGCGCGACGCGCACCAGTCGCTGCTGGCGACCCGCATGCGCTCGTTCGACATCACCCGTATTGCCCGGGCCTATAGCCGCGGGCTGCCCAACCTGTTCTCGCTCGAGTGCTGGGGCGGCGCGACGTTCGACGTGTCGATGCGCTTCCTCAACGAGGACCCGTGGGAGCGGCTGGCCGCGGTGCGCGAAGGCGCGCCGAACATCCTGACGCAGATGCTGCTGCGCGGCTCGAACGGCGTCGGCTACACCAACTACCCCGACAATGTGGTGAAGTTCTTCGTGGCGCAGGCGGCCAAAGGCGGGGTCGATATCTTCCGCGTGTTCGACTGCCTCAACTGGGTGGAGAACATGCGCGTCTCGATCGACGCGGTGATCGAGGCCGACAAGGTAGCCGAAGGCGCCATCTGCTACACCGGCGACCTGCTCGACCCGGAGCGGGCCAAGTACGACCTCAAATACTATGTCGGGCTGGCCAAGGAGCTCGAGGCCGCCGGTGCGCATGTGCTGGGGCTCAAGGACATGGCGGGGCTGCTGAAGCCCGCCGCAGCCAAAAAACTGATCGAGACGCTGAAACAGGAAATCGGCCTGCCGATCCACCTCCACACCCACGATACCTCGGGCGCGGCAGCTGCGACGATCATGGCGGCGGTCGAAGCGGGGGTCGACGCGGTCGATGCGGCGATGGACGCGCTTTCGGGCACAACCTCGCAGCCGACGCTCGGTTCGCTGGTCGCGGCGCTGAACGATGGGCCCCGCGCGCCGGAGCTCGATCAGAAGGTGATCCGCGAGATTTCGTTCTACTGGGAAGCGGTGCGCAACCAGTATCGCGCCTTCGAGAGCGACCTGAAAGGCGGCGCCTCGGAAGTCTACCTGCACGAAATGCCGGGCGGGCAGTTTACCAATCTCAAGGAACAGGCCCGCTCGCTCGGTCTCGAAAGCCGCTGGCATCAGGTGGCGCAGACCTATGCCGACGTGAACCAGATGTTCGGCGACATCGTGAAGGTGACGCCGTCGTCCAAGGTGGTGGGCGACATGGCGCTCGCCATGGTGTCGGCCGGGCTGACCCGCGCCGATGTCGAGGATCCCTCGCGCGACATCGCCTTCCCGGATTCGGTGGTCGGGTTCTTTGCCGGCGACCTGGGCCAGCCGCCGGGCGGCTTCCCCAAGGCATTGCAGAAGAAGGTGCTGAAAGGCCGAACGCCGCTGACCGAGCGGCCCGGGTCCTACCTCAAGCCGATCGACCTCGAAGCCGAACGCAAGAAGGTGGCCAAGGAGATCGGCGGCGAGGTCGACGACAAGCGGCTCGCCTCGTACCTGATGTACCCCAAGGTCTACTCGGACTTCGTCAAGACGCAGGACAAGTACGGCCCCACCGAGGTGCTGCCGACGCCGATCTATTTCTACGGTCTCAAGGAGGGCGAGGAAGTGTTCCTCGACCTCGAGAAGGGCAAGACGCTGGTGCTGACTTACCAGGGCCGCACCGAGACCAACGAAAAGGGCGAAGTACGGGTCTTCTTCGACCTCAACGGCCAGCCGCGCACCATCACCGTGCCGGACCGGCTGAAGGTCGGCGAAGTGAAGGTTCGCGCCAAGGCGGCTTTGGGCGATGCCAAGCAGATCGGCGCGCCGATGCCCGGCGTGATCTCGTCGCTCGGCATCAAGGTCGGCGACAAGGTGGTGGCCGGCGACGTGCTGCTGTCGATCGAGGCGATGAAGATGGAAACCGCCATCCATGCCGAGGCCGACGGCATCGTCGCCGAAGTCACGGTGAAGCCGGGCGACCAGATCGACGCCAAGGACCTGCTGGTTCGGTTCGAGTAA